A single Endozoicomonas sp. NE40 DNA region contains:
- the glgB gene encoding 1,4-alpha-glucan branching protein GlgB has product MTNSIESLLEDLKDGCCSRPFDVLGIHDVAAGAPDSQSSGNGKVIRVWRPDALTVRLIDLASDELAGEMLQVASGLFELTLDASSTLCFYRLEIQSKEQQSFTFIDPWQFGDHVFNPVFVEPYRSYRYMGARLVNIPAVSGHDVQGVMFRVYAPHARSVAVVGSFNGWDARLHPMQGCDDGIWRLFIPHLCAGDLYKFELRNADGELLPHKSDPYGFYVEQPPGNASIVYDQERYRWQDQDWQHQGQQNQPMSIYEVHLGSWRREQQFDGEKRWLTYQELANELIPYVVEQGFTHIELLPPMEHPFSGSWGYQPVGLYAPTSRFGSPDDFKSLVDRCHQSGLGVILDWVPAHFPSDPHGLGRFDGTPLYEYADPKRGWHPDWQTHIYDYGKPAVRDFLISNALFWLDCFHIDGLRVDAVASMLYLDYSRSEGEWEPNIHGSNEHLEAVDLLKRLNETVYGHYPEAVTIAEESTSWPGVSKPTYENGLGFGYKWNMGWMHDSLEYMKHEPQYRRYHHGELMFSMEYHYSEHFILALSHDEVVHGKGTLLGKMPGDDWRRFASLRAYYGFMFAHPGKKLLFMGAEIGSLIEWNHDDQLDWALLAEKSERGNFSRGLQQLVRDLNKLYRKHPALYQSDYDTWGFSWVIGDDTEQSVYAFLRRGGSQSPILVVCNFTPEVRHHYRVGVPNVGQWYELINTDGSCYGGSGVINAGSLQTEFVEAHGYEQSLMLTLPPLGTVFLIPDY; this is encoded by the coding sequence TCATAAGGGTATGGAGACCCGATGCCCTGACGGTTCGTCTGATTGACCTTGCCAGTGACGAACTGGCCGGTGAAATGCTTCAGGTTGCCAGCGGTCTGTTTGAGCTGACTCTGGATGCCAGCAGTACGCTGTGCTTTTATCGACTGGAAATCCAGAGCAAAGAACAGCAGTCGTTTACCTTTATCGATCCATGGCAGTTTGGTGATCACGTATTCAATCCGGTGTTTGTTGAACCCTATCGTTCATATCGCTACATGGGCGCCCGGCTGGTCAATATTCCTGCCGTGTCCGGACACGATGTCCAGGGTGTTATGTTCCGGGTTTATGCGCCCCATGCGCGCAGTGTTGCAGTGGTCGGCAGCTTTAACGGCTGGGATGCCCGGCTGCATCCCATGCAGGGCTGTGATGACGGGATATGGCGACTGTTTATCCCTCATCTGTGTGCCGGTGACCTGTATAAATTCGAATTAAGAAATGCCGATGGAGAGCTGTTGCCTCATAAGTCGGACCCTTATGGTTTTTATGTGGAACAGCCGCCCGGCAATGCATCCATTGTTTACGATCAGGAGCGCTATCGCTGGCAGGATCAGGACTGGCAACATCAGGGGCAACAGAATCAGCCCATGAGCATTTATGAGGTTCATCTGGGGTCGTGGCGCAGGGAACAGCAGTTTGATGGAGAAAAACGCTGGCTGACCTATCAGGAACTGGCCAATGAACTGATTCCTTATGTGGTCGAACAGGGATTTACACATATAGAACTGTTGCCGCCTATGGAGCATCCGTTTAGTGGTTCCTGGGGTTATCAGCCAGTGGGCTTGTACGCGCCAACCAGTCGTTTTGGTTCACCGGATGACTTTAAGTCTCTGGTGGATCGTTGTCACCAGAGTGGGCTGGGGGTGATTCTGGACTGGGTGCCTGCACATTTTCCCTCAGACCCACACGGTCTGGGACGTTTTGACGGAACGCCCCTGTATGAATACGCTGACCCGAAGCGGGGCTGGCATCCCGACTGGCAGACGCATATCTATGACTATGGTAAGCCTGCGGTACGTGACTTCCTGATCAGTAATGCCCTGTTCTGGCTGGACTGTTTTCATATTGACGGTCTTCGGGTTGATGCCGTGGCCTCCATGCTTTATCTGGATTATTCCCGGTCAGAGGGCGAATGGGAGCCGAATATCCATGGTAGCAACGAGCATCTGGAAGCCGTTGATCTTCTTAAACGATTGAATGAAACCGTTTATGGTCATTATCCTGAGGCTGTCACCATTGCAGAAGAGTCGACCAGCTGGCCTGGTGTTTCAAAGCCGACGTACGAGAATGGTCTGGGGTTTGGCTATAAGTGGAATATGGGCTGGATGCACGATTCGCTGGAGTATATGAAGCATGAGCCCCAGTATCGGCGCTATCATCATGGGGAACTCATGTTCAGCATGGAATATCACTATTCTGAGCATTTTATTCTGGCACTGTCGCATGATGAAGTGGTACATGGTAAAGGTACCCTGCTCGGGAAAATGCCCGGAGACGACTGGCGTCGCTTTGCCAGTTTACGGGCCTATTATGGCTTTATGTTTGCCCATCCCGGCAAGAAACTGCTGTTTATGGGAGCAGAAATCGGCAGCCTGATCGAGTGGAACCATGATGATCAACTGGACTGGGCATTGTTAGCTGAAAAAAGTGAACGGGGCAATTTCAGTCGTGGTCTGCAACAGCTGGTCAGGGATTTGAACAAGTTGTATCGTAAACATCCTGCCCTGTATCAGTCGGACTATGACACCTGGGGGTTCAGCTGGGTTATTGGCGATGATACTGAACAGAGTGTTTATGCCTTTCTTCGCAGAGGAGGCAGTCAGTCACCCATTCTGGTCGTCTGTAACTTTACACCGGAGGTTCGTCATCACTACCGGGTTGGTGTACCGAATGTCGGGCAGTGGTATGAGCTGATCAATACCGATGGCTCCTGTTATGGTGGCAGTGGCGTGATTAATGCTGGTAGTTTGCAAACAGAGTTTGTCGAAGCTCATGGTTATGAACAATCGCTGATGTTAACGTTGCCCCCTCTGGGGACGGTTTTTTTAATTCCTGATTATTGA
- the glgX gene encoding glycogen debranching protein GlgX: MKQGEHSLLVASVEQADGVNFSVYAPQAQGIELCLFSQENQETRLAMLPSAMGVWHLFVKGVSAGQCYGYRADGQWHPDLSPRFNNRKLLLDPYSREVRGEVSWHPALFDYSISKSTGAWKISEIDSAGVMPRSVVREREFDWQQVGKPGTSRTDSIIYELHVKGFSIQNKAIPEHLRGTYLGLSHPASVAYLKQLGVTAVELLPVTSRVSEERLDTMGLSNYWGYNPLCLMAPEPSLAVDDPVTEMKTMVRELHRAGIEVILDVVFNHTCESGHGGPSLSLRGLSERDYYLVDETIDVRGHKQIDSVNYTGCGNTMNFDCPQTLKLTMDALRCWVEEYQIDGFRFDLAPTMARQGRVFRQDSAFFQAIYQDPVLSQCKMIAEPWDIGPEGYRLAGFPREWQEWNDRYRDGIRSFWRGDSQRVADIGWRMVGSVDVFGNHRPIGSINYICSHDGFTLNDLVSYEHRHNLANGEQNRDGDAHNYSCNYGVEGHTTHSPILARRQRAKRNMLATLMLSRGTPMLMAGDEFGNTQDGNNNAYCQDSELSWLDWSWQDDESAWLEKDLQAFTASLIALRKTHPLLQGDGGRKNVCWMDRHGAQLNEHQLGQVKGGCLGLKVMASESGPETDSGTEEPHTLYILMNNEKVNRRFTFADRHNQSFWFTLLDTSRPDLVNREVLLTRGWHLVAEHSLVIVEERG; this comes from the coding sequence ATGAAACAGGGCGAACACAGCCTTTTAGTGGCTTCTGTGGAACAGGCTGACGGCGTTAATTTTTCGGTGTATGCCCCTCAGGCTCAGGGGATAGAGCTTTGCCTGTTCAGCCAGGAGAATCAGGAGACCCGTTTAGCCATGCTGCCTTCCGCCATGGGAGTCTGGCATCTGTTTGTTAAAGGCGTCAGTGCCGGTCAGTGCTACGGTTACCGGGCGGATGGTCAGTGGCATCCGGACCTCAGCCCCCGCTTTAACAATCGTAAGTTGCTGCTTGACCCTTACAGTCGTGAAGTCAGGGGAGAAGTCAGCTGGCATCCGGCACTGTTTGATTACTCAATCTCCAAATCAACCGGGGCCTGGAAAATCAGTGAGATTGACAGTGCCGGTGTGATGCCAAGAAGTGTGGTCAGGGAGCGTGAGTTTGACTGGCAGCAGGTGGGCAAACCCGGCACTAGTCGTACAGACAGTATTATCTATGAACTGCACGTCAAAGGCTTCTCCATACAGAACAAAGCCATACCCGAACACCTTCGTGGCACTTATCTGGGTTTAAGTCATCCGGCGTCTGTTGCCTATCTGAAACAGCTGGGGGTGACTGCTGTAGAGCTGTTGCCTGTTACGTCCCGTGTCAGTGAAGAACGGCTGGATACTATGGGGTTAAGTAATTACTGGGGCTATAACCCGCTCTGCCTGATGGCACCGGAACCCTCGCTGGCTGTTGACGATCCGGTTACAGAGATGAAAACCATGGTCAGGGAGCTGCACCGTGCCGGCATTGAAGTGATTCTGGATGTGGTCTTTAACCATACCTGTGAGAGTGGTCACGGTGGCCCGAGCCTCAGCCTGCGGGGGCTGAGTGAACGGGACTATTATCTGGTTGACGAAACCATCGACGTCCGTGGTCATAAGCAGATCGACAGTGTTAACTATACCGGTTGCGGCAATACCATGAACTTTGATTGCCCGCAGACCCTGAAGCTGACCATGGATGCCCTGCGTTGCTGGGTCGAAGAATACCAGATTGATGGTTTCCGTTTTGACCTGGCTCCCACCATGGCACGCCAGGGACGTGTATTCCGTCAGGACAGTGCATTCTTCCAGGCCATTTACCAGGATCCGGTGCTTTCACAGTGCAAGATGATTGCAGAGCCCTGGGATATAGGCCCTGAAGGTTATCGTCTGGCTGGTTTCCCCCGTGAATGGCAGGAGTGGAACGACCGTTACCGTGATGGTATTCGCTCATTCTGGCGAGGCGACAGTCAACGTGTCGCTGATATTGGATGGCGTATGGTGGGGTCGGTAGATGTATTTGGAAATCACCGGCCAATCGGCAGTATCAATTATATTTGCAGTCACGACGGGTTTACACTTAACGATTTAGTCTCTTATGAACACCGTCATAATCTTGCCAATGGTGAACAAAATCGTGACGGTGATGCCCATAATTACTCCTGTAACTATGGCGTGGAAGGACATACGACACATTCACCCATTCTGGCCAGACGGCAGAGAGCAAAGCGCAATATGCTGGCAACCCTGATGCTGTCCAGAGGAACGCCGATGCTGATGGCCGGGGATGAATTTGGTAATACCCAGGATGGCAATAACAACGCCTATTGTCAGGATTCGGAACTGTCCTGGCTCGACTGGTCCTGGCAGGACGATGAATCGGCCTGGCTGGAAAAAGACCTGCAGGCTTTTACCGCCAGTCTGATCGCATTACGTAAAACACACCCATTGCTACAGGGCGACGGTGGTCGAAAAAATGTCTGCTGGATGGATCGACATGGTGCTCAGCTGAATGAACATCAGTTGGGGCAGGTTAAAGGCGGCTGTCTCGGCCTGAAGGTGATGGCGTCAGAATCTGGCCCGGAAACAGACTCGGGAACAGAAGAGCCGCATACACTGTACATCCTGATGAATAACGAAAAAGTTAACCGCCGGTTTACATTCGCTGACAGACACAACCAGAGTTTCTGGTTTACCCTTCTGGACACCTCCCGGCCAGATCTGGTCAATCGGGAAGTTCTGCTGACCAGAGGCTGGCACCTAGTTGCCGAACACAGTCTGGTGATTGTTGAGGAAAGAGGTTAG
- the pgm gene encoding phosphoglucomutase (alpha-D-glucose-1,6-bisphosphate-dependent), with protein MHPLAGKIATDDILANIPRLVSDYYTISPDPAVSAQRVQFGTSGHRGTSSQATFNEAHILAVSQAICEYRRDQGITGPMFVGMDTHALSEPALISAVEVFAANQVDVRIHEGRSYTPTPVISHAIVSFNRDSSNRNNHQNKNLQADGVVITPSHNPPEDGGFKYNPPHGGPAGTDVTNWVQDRANELIAQGLKDVKRLTFTDALASDYVTEYDYVTPYVNDLENVVDMEAIRKAGLKIGVDPLGGSGLYFWEPIAERYGLDIELVSRKVDPTFSFMHVDKDGKIRMDCSSACSMAGLINMKDSFDIAFGNDPDFDRHGIVTRTHGLLNPNHYLAVAIDYLYRHREGWPKSARIGKTLVSSSIIGRVAEGLEREVCEVPVGFKWFVDGLTSGDLAFGGEESAGAAFLRRDGTTWCTDKDGFILALLAAEITAVTGKNPGELYDELTEKYGSPVYERLQAPADNDQKKILSGMNADMVKAETLAGDPITAKITHASGNGAAIGGLKVETANGWFAARPSGTEAVYKIYTESFKGKEHLKLLQEEAQAMVSDVFKNAE; from the coding sequence ATGCATCCGCTAGCAGGCAAAATTGCTACAGACGATATTCTGGCCAACATTCCACGACTGGTCAGTGACTATTACACCATCAGCCCTGACCCAGCGGTTTCAGCCCAGCGCGTGCAATTCGGAACCTCCGGTCACCGTGGAACCTCTTCTCAGGCGACTTTCAATGAAGCTCACATTCTGGCCGTAAGCCAGGCGATCTGTGAATACCGCAGAGACCAGGGCATTACCGGTCCAATGTTTGTCGGCATGGACACTCACGCCCTGTCAGAACCTGCATTGATCAGCGCTGTGGAAGTGTTTGCTGCCAACCAGGTGGATGTGCGCATCCATGAAGGTCGTAGTTACACGCCGACTCCGGTTATTTCCCACGCCATTGTCAGCTTTAATCGTGACAGCTCTAATCGAAACAATCATCAAAACAAGAACCTTCAGGCTGACGGCGTTGTTATCACCCCGTCGCACAACCCGCCAGAAGACGGTGGCTTTAAATATAATCCTCCACATGGTGGTCCCGCCGGCACAGACGTTACCAACTGGGTACAGGATCGCGCCAACGAGCTGATTGCACAGGGTCTGAAAGATGTTAAACGTCTGACGTTTACTGACGCCCTGGCATCGGATTATGTGACTGAATACGACTACGTGACGCCGTATGTCAATGATCTGGAAAATGTTGTGGACATGGAAGCGATCCGCAAAGCCGGCCTGAAAATTGGTGTAGACCCTCTGGGTGGTTCCGGCCTCTATTTCTGGGAGCCTATTGCCGAGCGTTATGGTCTGGACATTGAGCTGGTAAGTCGCAAAGTCGACCCGACCTTCTCATTCATGCATGTTGATAAAGACGGCAAAATACGCATGGATTGTTCTTCTGCCTGTTCCATGGCGGGTCTGATCAACATGAAAGACAGCTTTGACATCGCTTTTGGTAATGACCCTGACTTTGACCGTCACGGTATTGTTACCAGAACCCATGGCCTGCTGAACCCAAACCATTACCTTGCTGTTGCGATTGACTATCTGTATCGCCATCGTGAAGGCTGGCCGAAGTCTGCCCGTATTGGCAAAACACTGGTGTCCAGCAGCATTATTGGCCGTGTGGCTGAAGGCCTGGAGCGTGAAGTCTGTGAAGTGCCGGTTGGGTTTAAATGGTTTGTGGACGGCCTGACCTCCGGCGACCTGGCCTTTGGCGGTGAAGAAAGTGCGGGAGCTGCGTTCCTGCGCCGTGATGGTACGACCTGGTGTACGGATAAAGACGGTTTTATTCTGGCTTTGCTGGCCGCAGAAATTACAGCAGTAACGGGTAAGAACCCGGGCGAGTTATACGACGAACTGACTGAAAAGTACGGTTCTCCGGTTTATGAACGCCTGCAGGCTCCGGCAGACAATGACCAGAAAAAAATCCTGTCAGGCATGAATGCGGATATGGTTAAGGCTGAAACCCTTGCGGGTGACCCCATCACTGCCAAAATCACTCATGCCTCCGGAAACGGAGCCGCGATTGGCGGACTTAAGGTGGAAACCGCTAACGGATGGTTTGCTGCCCGTCCTTCCGGTACCGAAGCTGTTTATAAAATTTACACGGAAAGCTTCAAGGGCAAAGAGCATCTGAAGCTGCTTCAGGAAGAAGCTCAGGCAATGGTGTCTGACGTATTCAAGAACGCTGAATAA
- the glgC gene encoding glucose-1-phosphate adenylyltransferase, translated as MSSILSMILAGGEGSRLSPLTGYRAKPAVPFGGQYRIIDFVLSNFVNSDLHKIYVLTQFKSHSLNKHLQRCWRIAGLSDKFIDTLPAQMWTGQDWYQGTADAIFQNLHLVESQDPDQVAIFGGDHIYTMDVRKMINLHEESDAALTVAAIPVPVEEAYHFGIIEIDENGRMIGFEEKPKSNPKTIPGNPDYVLASMGNYIFERKCLERVLREDHLNEESSHDFGKDIIPKLFPKEKVMVYNFAENEVPGSDKSGYWRDVGTLDAYWEANMDLLSANPPIDLHNLKWPINTYVPPFPPALIAYNRDSREGQINQSMIGTGCIFNDVFMDHSVVGYNVEIGKQAHVSDSVILPNVKIGAGCEIRKAIIDKRVEIAPGTKIGVNLEEDCKLFKVTDSGIVVIPRGTKVGF; from the coding sequence GTGTCTTCAATTCTTTCTATGATTCTTGCCGGGGGCGAAGGGTCTCGTCTGTCACCATTGACCGGGTACCGTGCCAAGCCAGCCGTACCGTTTGGTGGCCAGTATCGTATCATTGACTTTGTGCTGAGTAACTTTGTTAACTCTGACCTGCACAAAATCTATGTGCTGACCCAGTTCAAATCTCACTCGCTGAATAAGCATCTCCAGCGCTGCTGGAGGATTGCAGGTCTGTCTGACAAGTTTATTGATACTCTGCCTGCCCAGATGTGGACAGGCCAGGACTGGTATCAGGGTACTGCAGACGCCATTTTCCAGAACCTGCACCTGGTAGAATCCCAGGACCCGGATCAGGTAGCGATCTTTGGTGGCGACCATATCTACACCATGGACGTACGCAAGATGATCAACCTGCATGAAGAGTCTGACGCGGCCCTGACTGTTGCGGCGATCCCTGTACCCGTGGAAGAAGCTTACCACTTTGGCATCATCGAAATTGACGAAAATGGTCGTATGATCGGTTTTGAAGAGAAGCCAAAGAGCAATCCAAAAACGATTCCGGGTAACCCGGACTATGTTCTGGCTTCCATGGGTAACTACATTTTCGAGCGTAAGTGCCTGGAACGTGTTCTGCGTGAAGACCATCTGAACGAAGAATCCAGTCACGACTTTGGTAAGGACATCATTCCAAAGCTGTTCCCGAAAGAGAAAGTGATGGTTTACAACTTCGCGGAGAACGAAGTACCGGGTAGTGACAAGAGCGGCTACTGGCGCGATGTGGGTACGCTGGACGCATACTGGGAAGCCAATATGGACTTGCTGTCTGCTAATCCACCGATTGACCTGCACAACCTGAAGTGGCCAATCAATACCTATGTTCCACCATTCCCGCCAGCTCTGATCGCTTACAATCGTGATTCCCGTGAAGGACAGATCAATCAGTCAATGATTGGCACTGGTTGTATCTTCAACGATGTGTTTATGGATCACTCCGTTGTCGGCTACAACGTTGAAATTGGTAAGCAGGCGCATGTCTCTGATTCTGTAATTCTGCCGAACGTAAAGATCGGTGCAGGCTGTGAAATCCGCAAAGCCATCATCGACAAGCGAGTTGAGATTGCTCCGGGTACCAAGATTGGTGTGAACCTTGAGGAAGATTGCAAACTGTTCAAGGTAACAGACAGCGGCATTGTTGTTATTCCAAGAGGTACCAAGGTTGGCTTCTAA
- the glgA gene encoding glycogen synthase GlgA, with amino-acid sequence MASNLNSDLNVVFAVSEFDGIVKTGGLADAAGALAPVMEAAGHRVKVIMPAYRAALGKVETVSIAGGGVRMNHNETLWFGIRHGQFRGTDVYFIEYDEFFGRGGIYGEGGQGYHDNSRRFAFFSKAVLETCRILGFKPDVVHCHDWQTALLPYYLRVDECGNPFFADTRSLLTIHNAAYQQKTDVSQIDSLGIGWRYYNPACFEDFGMINILKGGIAFADKINTVSPQYARELLTPLGSHGLMESFKRRETDLSGILNGCDYTQWNPETDTLIPAHFSRTNRSGKAECKAALQQRMGLPVDHHKPVYGLVSRLAEQKGFDYLIPALWRFLHNDVQVVLLGSGEPHTAAALEELAHAFPDKCRFYNGFENQLAHWIEAGSDFFLMPSLFEPCGLNQIYSLKYGTLPIVRRVGGLSDTVAGFAEHNEKGTGFVFNSTDPQELFDCLQTSLHVYYQHELFSQLQDNAMSKSFTWEQAADTYCSVYHSLR; translated from the coding sequence TTGGCTTCTAACCTGAACTCTGATTTGAATGTCGTTTTCGCGGTGTCCGAATTCGACGGAATCGTTAAAACCGGGGGGCTGGCCGATGCGGCTGGCGCCCTGGCGCCGGTAATGGAAGCTGCCGGTCACCGGGTTAAGGTGATCATGCCCGCCTACCGCGCTGCGCTGGGTAAGGTGGAAACCGTGTCCATCGCAGGCGGCGGTGTACGTATGAATCATAATGAAACCCTGTGGTTCGGGATTCGTCATGGTCAGTTCCGTGGTACCGATGTGTACTTTATTGAGTACGATGAATTCTTTGGCCGTGGTGGCATCTACGGTGAGGGTGGTCAGGGCTATCACGACAACAGTCGTCGCTTTGCTTTCTTCAGCAAGGCGGTTCTGGAAACCTGCCGTATCCTGGGTTTCAAGCCGGACGTCGTACATTGCCATGACTGGCAGACAGCGCTGTTGCCTTATTACCTGAGAGTGGATGAGTGTGGCAATCCTTTCTTTGCGGATACCCGGTCACTGCTGACGATTCATAATGCGGCTTATCAGCAGAAAACCGATGTTTCCCAGATTGATAGTCTGGGCATCGGCTGGCGCTACTACAACCCGGCCTGCTTTGAAGACTTCGGCATGATCAATATTCTCAAAGGTGGTATCGCCTTTGCGGACAAGATCAATACAGTGAGTCCTCAGTATGCCAGGGAACTGCTGACACCTCTGGGTTCTCATGGCCTGATGGAAAGCTTCAAACGCCGGGAAACGGATTTGTCCGGTATTTTGAATGGTTGCGATTATACACAGTGGAATCCTGAAACCGATACGCTGATTCCGGCACACTTTTCCCGGACTAACCGCTCCGGTAAAGCGGAGTGTAAAGCGGCACTGCAGCAACGTATGGGCCTGCCGGTTGATCATCATAAGCCGGTTTACGGACTGGTCAGCCGTCTGGCTGAACAGAAAGGTTTTGATTACCTGATTCCGGCATTGTGGCGTTTCCTGCACAACGATGTGCAGGTGGTTCTGCTGGGTTCTGGTGAACCGCATACGGCAGCGGCCCTGGAAGAGCTGGCTCATGCATTTCCGGACAAATGCCGTTTTTATAATGGCTTTGAGAATCAGCTGGCACACTGGATTGAGGCTGGCTCTGACTTCTTCCTGATGCCATCACTGTTTGAGCCATGTGGGCTTAACCAGATATACAGTCTGAAATACGGCACCCTGCCGATCGTCAGACGCGTTGGGGGACTGAGTGATACGGTGGCAGGGTTTGCTGAACACAATGAAAAGGGAACCGGCTTTGTGTTCAACAGTACGGACCCACAGGAACTCTTTGACTGTCTGCAAACGTCTCTGCACGTTTATTACCAGCATGAGCTGTTCAGCCAGTTGCAAGATAATGCCATGAGCAAGAGCTTTACCTGGGAACAGGCTGCTGATACGTATTGCTCGGTGTATCACTCTCTTCGATGA
- the glgB gene encoding 1,4-alpha-glucan branching protein GlgB, giving the protein MNIAVQSTIPAVEQELGQVLCACPFSYLGLHKATDNKGLVLRVWRPDADDITVIEQPSGKKLGNMQRFESGLFELHLPRRRKLFNYELSVTSEGGHTFRVYDPYQFGQYILREEHVDYDALHRHQGAHLITHALNAKRQVKGVLFRVYAPNARSVSLVGNFNNWDGRLHPMASADDGVWRLFVPGLTAGDLYKYEIHDKDGNKLPLKADPFGTYSEQWPGLSSIVHDDSRYQWKDSQWMKQRGELYDKPMSVYEVHAGSWRRKDGNIIMNYRELAKELVPYVKKMGFTHIELMPVSEHPLYESWGYQPVGMFAVTSRYGSPDDFKFFVDQCHKAGIGIILDWVPAHFPNDDHGLVKFDGSEVYEHPDPRRGWHPDWKTCIYDFGKPFVQDFLISSALYWLEEYHIDGLRVDAVASMLYLDYSRNDGEWEPNRNGGNENLEAIHFLKRFNQTVYERFPTAMTIAEESTSYPGVSRPLYDDGLGFGYKWNMGWMHDSLEYMKKEPVHRPYHHGQITFSTVYAFSENFVLSLSHDEVVYGKGTLLTRMPGDDWQKFANLRTYLSFMWTHPGKKLLFMGCEFGSWNEWNHHQSLDWHLVDDKDSPHSGVQKLVQTLNKLYKSEPSLHERDLCYKGFQWLVHDDYQQSVLAYVRFCNDGRPIVVINNLTPVVRHDYCVGVPAAGEYKLLLNSDDKSFGGSDVSAGRKFVSEAVEHHGQEQSLKLTLPPLATVMLKLK; this is encoded by the coding sequence ATGAATATTGCTGTTCAATCGACAATACCTGCCGTAGAGCAGGAACTGGGGCAAGTGCTTTGTGCTTGCCCTTTCTCTTATCTGGGTCTGCATAAAGCGACTGATAATAAAGGTCTGGTGCTACGGGTATGGCGTCCGGATGCTGACGATATTACGGTTATCGAGCAGCCTTCCGGTAAAAAGCTGGGCAATATGCAGCGTTTTGAATCGGGTTTGTTTGAGCTGCACCTGCCGCGCCGTCGCAAGCTGTTTAATTATGAGCTGAGCGTTACCAGCGAAGGCGGACACACTTTTCGGGTGTATGACCCTTACCAGTTTGGTCAATACATTCTGCGTGAAGAACATGTGGATTATGATGCCCTGCATCGTCATCAGGGCGCTCACCTGATCACGCACGCCCTGAACGCTAAACGTCAGGTAAAAGGTGTATTGTTCCGTGTGTATGCACCGAATGCCCGTTCCGTCAGCCTGGTGGGTAATTTCAATAACTGGGATGGCCGTTTACATCCTATGGCCAGTGCGGATGATGGTGTCTGGCGCCTGTTTGTTCCGGGTTTGACGGCCGGTGACCTCTACAAGTATGAGATTCATGACAAGGATGGCAATAAACTGCCATTAAAGGCTGACCCGTTTGGCACTTACTCTGAACAGTGGCCCGGTCTTTCTTCTATTGTCCATGATGACAGCAGATACCAGTGGAAAGACAGCCAGTGGATGAAGCAGCGTGGCGAGTTGTACGACAAGCCAATGTCTGTTTATGAGGTGCATGCCGGTTCCTGGCGTCGTAAAGACGGCAACATCATCATGAACTACCGTGAGCTGGCAAAAGAGCTGGTGCCGTATGTTAAAAAGATGGGCTTTACCCATATTGAGCTAATGCCAGTCAGCGAGCACCCTCTGTATGAGTCATGGGGTTATCAGCCTGTCGGTATGTTTGCCGTCACCAGTCGTTACGGCAGCCCGGACGACTTCAAGTTCTTTGTCGACCAGTGCCACAAGGCGGGCATTGGTATCATTCTGGACTGGGTGCCTGCACACTTCCCGAACGACGACCATGGTCTGGTAAAGTTTGATGGTTCTGAAGTGTATGAACATCCGGATCCCCGTCGTGGCTGGCATCCGGACTGGAAGACTTGTATCTATGACTTTGGCAAGCCGTTTGTTCAGGACTTTCTGATCAGTAGTGCGCTGTACTGGCTGGAGGAATACCACATCGACGGCCTGCGGGTTGATGCGGTAGCGTCGATGCTGTACCTGGACTATTCCCGTAACGACGGTGAATGGGAGCCAAACCGTAATGGTGGTAACGAGAACCTGGAAGCGATTCACTTCCTGAAGCGTTTCAACCAGACGGTTTACGAACGTTTCCCGACGGCAATGACCATTGCTGAAGAGTCCACTAGTTATCCCGGCGTTTCCAGGCCTCTGTACGACGATGGTCTTGGATTTGGCTACAAGTGGAACATGGGCTGGATGCATGACTCCCTGGAGTACATGAAAAAGGAACCGGTTCATCGTCCGTATCATCATGGCCAGATAACCTTCAGTACGGTGTATGCCTTCAGCGAAAATTTTGTTCTTTCCTTGTCTCACGATGAAGTGGTCTATGGCAAAGGCACTCTGCTGACGCGCATGCCGGGGGATGACTGGCAGAAGTTTGCCAACCTTCGGACTTACCTGTCCTTTATGTGGACGCATCCGGGCAAGAAACTGCTGTTCATGGGGTGTGAGTTTGGCAGCTGGAACGAGTGGAACCATCACCAGTCACTGGACTGGCATCTGGTGGACGACAAAGACAGCCCCCACAGCGGTGTGCAGAAGCTGGTTCAGACCCTGAACAAACTGTATAAGTCTGAGCCTTCGCTGCATGAAAGGGATCTTTGCTACAAAGGTTTCCAGTGGCTGGTACACGACGATTACCAACAGAGTGTACTGGCTTATGTGCGCTTCTGTAACGATGGTCGTCCGATTGTTGTCATCAACAATCTGACGCCGGTTGTTCGCCATGATTACTGTGTGGGTGTTCCGGCAGCGGGTGAATATAAACTGTTGTTGAACTCTGATGACAAGAGCTTTGGTGGCAGTGATGTATCTGCGGGTAGAAAGTTTGTGTCTGAAGCGGTCGAACATCATGGACAGGAGCAGAGCCTGAAGCTGACCTTGCCGCCTCTGGCGACAGTGATGCTTAAGTTGAAGTAA